A section of the Campylobacter concisus genome encodes:
- a CDS encoding AAA family ATPase, with the protein MIDRILIKDYLNFKNVELNFKEGLSVFTGVSGAGKSVLMSAIMAVFGLKDSEARLIEADVEHKFELDEFGIENEEVNIFKLLKDKSTRYFINQQAISKKNLAQVAREHIKYLSAKEANEFENEKFLNLLDRLEISKNEKFKEIKQEFEETFLEFSKISKELATIKEEEKKVEELKELASFEIEKIRNVEPKKGEFEELMETKKRLSKKDKINEAWARAERIFELEHSVNEALSISDLDNGFFEDAMNELRVARDSLNMEELDDIDVESVLDRIEALNAIIRRYGSEEEALEVLVKKKKELARYENLSFEKSELEKKFEILSKRANELASTLSRARSINLKELESMINLYLKELYMPDITLKIEEKRLDILGLDEVCLNLNETSLKNLSSGELNRLRLAFIAASSEITKTGGDVIILDEIDANLSGKEAMSIANVLLKLANFYQIFAISHQPQLSSKANSHFLVERHGENSVVRELGRDERVSELARMISGEHISEEAINFAKGLLK; encoded by the coding sequence ATGATTGATCGAATTTTGATTAAAGATTATCTAAATTTTAAAAATGTCGAGCTAAATTTCAAAGAGGGTCTTAGTGTATTTACAGGCGTTAGCGGCGCTGGTAAGTCGGTGCTAATGAGCGCCATAATGGCTGTTTTTGGGCTAAAAGATAGCGAGGCAAGGCTGATAGAAGCTGACGTGGAGCATAAATTTGAGCTTGATGAGTTTGGCATAGAAAATGAAGAGGTCAATATTTTCAAGCTTTTAAAAGATAAAAGCACGAGATATTTTATAAACCAACAAGCCATCTCAAAGAAAAATTTAGCCCAAGTGGCGCGCGAGCACATCAAATACCTCTCAGCAAAAGAGGCAAACGAGTTTGAAAACGAGAAATTTCTAAATTTGCTTGATAGGCTGGAAATTTCAAAAAATGAGAAATTTAAAGAGATAAAGCAGGAGTTTGAAGAGACGTTTTTGGAATTTTCTAAAATTTCAAAAGAGCTTGCCACTATAAAAGAGGAAGAGAAAAAGGTCGAGGAGCTAAAGGAGCTTGCTAGCTTTGAGATCGAAAAGATAAGAAACGTGGAGCCTAAAAAAGGCGAGTTTGAAGAGCTTATGGAGACTAAAAAAAGGCTTAGTAAAAAGGATAAGATAAATGAAGCGTGGGCTAGGGCTGAGCGGATATTTGAGCTAGAGCACAGCGTAAATGAGGCGCTAAGCATCAGTGACCTTGACAATGGCTTTTTTGAAGATGCGATGAATGAGCTAAGAGTCGCAAGAGATAGCCTAAATATGGAAGAACTCGACGATATCGATGTGGAAAGCGTGCTTGATAGGATAGAGGCTCTTAATGCCATTATTAGGCGTTATGGCAGCGAAGAAGAGGCCTTAGAAGTGCTTGTTAAAAAGAAAAAAGAGCTTGCCAGATATGAAAATTTAAGCTTTGAAAAGAGTGAGCTTGAGAAGAAATTTGAAATTTTAAGCAAAAGGGCAAATGAGCTAGCTAGCACTTTAAGTAGGGCAAGGAGCATAAATTTAAAAGAGCTTGAGAGCATGATAAATTTATACCTAAAAGAGCTTTATATGCCAGATATCACGCTAAAAATAGAAGAAAAAAGACTTGATATTTTAGGACTTGATGAGGTTTGTCTAAATTTAAATGAGACTTCGCTTAAAAATTTAAGTTCAGGCGAGCTAAACCGCCTAAGGTTAGCTTTTATAGCCGCATCTAGCGAGATAACAAAAACGGGCGGTGATGTCATCATACTTGATGAAATAGATGCAAATTTAAGTGGAAAAGAGGCAATGAGTATCGCAAATGTCCTTTTAAAACTTGCAAATTTTTATCAAATTTTTGCCATTTCACATCAGCCGCAGCTTAGCTCAAAGGCAAATTCGCACTTTTTAGTAGAGCGTCATGGAGAAAACTCGGTCGTAAGAGAGCTTGGTAGAGATGAACGAGTGAGCGAATTAGCACGTATGATAAGCGGTGAACACATAAGTGAAGAGGCAATAAATTTTGCGAAAGGGCTTTTAAAGTAG
- a CDS encoding NAD(+) kinase, with translation MKNEQKFNTFCTKKVGLIAKDYPLFRQDLEKLEKILKKYNAEILLEKNCAKRIEKNGFELIKLAKECEFLITLGGDGTIISTCRKLAYISPLVLGIHAGRLGFLTDITINESEKFFKDFFDDKFEVEMPFMLDVTLHKNDGKTEQKIAFNDAVIVSKNGGSMTHIEALLNEKYFNSYFGDGVIVATPAGTTAYNMSANGPIIYPLSEVFTVTPICSHSLTQRPVVLTKNHTVKFRTNSDAILVLDGQDRFDMSKISAVSMSLSNKKARLIRHIGRDYFQILKEKLHWGYND, from the coding sequence ATGAAAAATGAACAAAAATTTAATACTTTTTGTACAAAAAAAGTAGGACTTATTGCTAAAGATTATCCATTGTTTAGGCAAGATTTAGAAAAATTAGAAAAAATTTTAAAAAAGTATAACGCAGAAATTTTGCTTGAAAAAAATTGTGCTAAGCGTATAGAGAAAAATGGTTTTGAGCTTATAAAATTAGCTAAAGAGTGCGAATTTTTAATCACGCTTGGTGGTGATGGCACTATAATCTCAACTTGTAGAAAACTAGCTTATATCTCGCCACTTGTCCTTGGCATACATGCTGGTAGGCTAGGCTTTTTGACAGATATCACGATAAATGAGAGTGAGAAATTTTTTAAAGACTTTTTTGATGACAAATTTGAGGTAGAAATGCCATTTATGTTAGACGTCACACTTCACAAAAATGATGGCAAAACTGAGCAAAAGATAGCATTTAACGATGCAGTTATCGTTAGTAAAAATGGTGGCTCGATGACGCATATTGAGGCACTTTTAAATGAAAAATATTTTAATTCATATTTTGGAGACGGCGTTATAGTGGCGACACCTGCTGGAACAACGGCATATAACATGAGTGCAAATGGCCCTATTATCTATCCATTAAGCGAAGTTTTTACAGTAACTCCTATCTGCTCGCACTCACTTACACAGCGTCCAGTCGTACTCACGAAAAATCATACGGTTAAATTTAGAACAAATAGCGATGCGATTTTGGTACTTGATGGTCAAGATAGGTTTGATATGAGTAAAATTTCGGCCGTTAGCATGAGCCTTAGCAACAAAAAAGCGAGGCTGATACGCCATATCGGTAGAGATTATTTTCAAATTTTAAAAGAGAAACTTCACTGGGGTTATAATGATTGA
- the aspS gene encoding aspartate--tRNA ligase: MRSHYCTDLSKADIGKEVILCGWANTYRDHGGVIFIDLRDVSGLIQLVCDPADSKEAHDIAAKVRDEYVLKAKGKVRARGEGLTNPKLKTGEIEVIVSELIIENPSEPLPFMIGDESVNEDIRLKYRFLDLRSERLQNIFKMRSRAAIAARNSLDKMGFIEFETPVLTRATPEGARDYLVPSRVYPGQFYALPQSPQLFKQLLMCSGFDKYFQIAKCFRDEDLRADRQPEFTQIDIEMSFVEQEDIINMAETMLKDIFKACGYDIKTPFRRMSYKEATETYGSDKPDLRYDLKMIDVIDIFERSSNEIFSSIAKDKKKNRIKALKVPNGDNIFSKREMNRFEEFVRKFGAQGLGYFQMKEEGLKGPLCKFFEQSDLDEIVSRCELKVGDVVFFGAGKKKIVLDYMGRFRIFLAEQMGIIDQDKLEFLWVLDFPMFEQNDDGSYSAMHHPFTMPKNIDEPDLEDILSIAHDVVLNGFELGGGSIRIHKNDIQQKVFKLLGIDEEEQREKFGFLLDALTFGAPPHGGIAIGFDRLNMLVNKASSIRDVIAFPKTQRAQCPLTKAPSHASNEQLRELGLRIREKEQKA, from the coding sequence ATGCGAAGTCATTATTGCACCGATCTTAGCAAAGCTGACATCGGCAAAGAAGTAATACTTTGTGGCTGGGCAAATACATATAGAGACCATGGTGGCGTCATTTTCATCGACTTAAGAGATGTTAGTGGGCTTATACAGTTAGTTTGTGACCCAGCTGACAGCAAAGAAGCACATGATATTGCTGCAAAAGTAAGAGATGAATATGTCTTAAAAGCAAAAGGAAAAGTAAGAGCTAGAGGCGAAGGACTAACCAATCCAAAGCTAAAAACTGGCGAGATAGAAGTAATAGTAAGTGAGCTAATCATCGAAAATCCAAGCGAGCCGCTACCATTTATGATAGGCGATGAGAGCGTAAATGAGGACATTAGGCTAAAATACCGCTTTTTAGATCTTAGAAGCGAGCGCTTGCAAAATATATTTAAAATGCGTTCTCGTGCAGCGATCGCAGCTAGAAACAGCCTAGATAAAATGGGCTTTATCGAGTTTGAAACTCCGGTTTTAACACGCGCAACTCCAGAAGGTGCGAGAGACTACCTAGTGCCAAGCCGTGTATATCCGGGTCAATTTTACGCGCTCCCACAAAGTCCACAGCTATTTAAACAGCTTTTGATGTGTTCTGGCTTTGATAAATATTTCCAAATCGCAAAATGCTTCCGCGACGAAGATTTAAGGGCTGATCGCCAACCAGAATTTACTCAAATAGATATAGAAATGAGCTTTGTCGAGCAAGAAGATATCATAAATATGGCTGAGACGATGCTAAAAGATATATTTAAAGCCTGCGGATACGATATCAAAACGCCATTTAGACGCATGAGCTACAAAGAGGCTACTGAGACTTACGGCTCAGACAAGCCTGATCTTAGATACGATCTAAAAATGATCGATGTTATCGATATTTTCGAGCGCTCAAGCAATGAAATTTTTAGCTCTATCGCAAAAGACAAGAAGAAAAACCGCATCAAAGCGCTAAAAGTACCAAATGGCGACAATATCTTTAGTAAGCGCGAGATGAATAGATTTGAGGAATTTGTACGTAAATTTGGCGCACAAGGGCTTGGCTACTTCCAAATGAAAGAAGAAGGACTAAAAGGCCCACTTTGCAAATTTTTTGAACAAAGCGATCTTGATGAGATCGTCTCAAGATGTGAGCTAAAAGTTGGCGACGTAGTATTTTTTGGCGCTGGCAAGAAAAAAATCGTGCTTGATTATATGGGAAGATTTAGAATTTTCCTAGCTGAACAAATGGGTATCATTGATCAAGACAAACTTGAGTTTTTATGGGTGCTTGACTTCCCAATGTTTGAACAAAATGACGATGGCAGCTACTCTGCGATGCACCATCCATTTACTATGCCAAAAAATATTGACGAGCCTGATCTTGAGGACATCCTCTCTATCGCTCACGACGTCGTACTAAACGGCTTTGAGCTTGGTGGCGGAAGTATAAGAATTCACAAAAATGATATCCAACAAAAGGTCTTTAAGCTTCTTGGTATAGACGAAGAGGAACAGCGTGAGAAATTTGGCTTCTTGCTTGATGCCTTGACATTTGGCGCGCCTCCACATGGTGGTATCGCGATCGGCTTTGACAGGCTAAATATGCTCGTAAATAAAGCAAGCTCAATCCGTGACGTCATAGCATTCCCTAAAACACAACGTGCTCAGTGTCCACTCACAAAGGCACCAAGCCACGCTAGCAACGAGCAGCTTAGGGAGCTAGGACTAAGGATAAGAGAAAAAGAGCAAAAGGCTTAA
- a CDS encoding adenylate kinase, protein MKNLFLIIGAPGSGKTTDASIIAQQDEKFAHFSTGDLLRAEVASGSELGKLIDGFISKGNLVPLDVVVNAIVSAIKSSNKSNIIIDGYPRSVEQMTELDKVLSEQDEISLKGVIEVDVSEDVARARVLGRARGADDNNEVFNNRMKVYLDPIKPIRKFYSEKELLHVVNGERGIDEIVADIKNLLAKLL, encoded by the coding sequence ATGAAGAATTTATTTTTAATCATCGGCGCTCCAGGTAGCGGCAAAACAACAGATGCATCGATCATCGCACAACAAGATGAGAAATTTGCACACTTTTCAACTGGCGATCTTTTAAGAGCTGAAGTTGCTAGTGGTAGTGAGCTTGGTAAGCTAATAGACGGCTTTATCTCAAAAGGAAATTTAGTTCCGCTTGACGTTGTCGTAAATGCGATCGTCTCAGCTATCAAAAGCTCAAATAAATCAAACATCATAATCGACGGCTACCCAAGAAGCGTTGAGCAAATGACTGAGCTTGACAAAGTCTTAAGCGAACAAGATGAAATTTCTCTAAAAGGTGTCATCGAAGTAGATGTTAGCGAAGATGTAGCAAGAGCTAGAGTGCTTGGCCGTGCAAGAGGCGCTGATGATAACAACGAAGTGTTTAATAACCGTATGAAAGTATATCTTGATCCGATCAAACCTATCCGTAAATTTTACAGCGAAAAAGAGCTACTTCACGTAGTAAACGGTGAGCGTGGCATAGACGAGATCGTAGCTGATATCAAAAATTTACTAGCTAAACTTTTATAA
- a CDS encoding NirD/YgiW/YdeI family stress tolerance protein, translating into MKKIIIAAISASIAMAGGFTSKHSSETISAKEALKLNDDTKVILEGKIKSHIKSDKYEFVDKNGDVIVVEIGDKKWGNITANEDIPLRIRGEVDKDITKMEIDVDSVEIIR; encoded by the coding sequence ATGAAAAAGATCATAATCGCTGCAATATCTGCTAGCATCGCAATGGCTGGAGGCTTCACATCAAAGCACTCAAGTGAAACGATAAGTGCAAAAGAGGCATTAAAGCTAAATGACGACACCAAAGTCATACTTGAGGGCAAGATAAAGTCACACATCAAATCAGATAAATATGAATTTGTTGATAAAAATGGCGATGTGATTGTCGTTGAGATAGGCGACAAAAAATGGGGCAACATAACAGCCAATGAAGATATACCTTTACGAATAAGGGGCGAGGTTGATAAAGACATTACAAAAATGGAAATCGACGTAGACAGTGTAGAAATCATAAGGTAG
- the ppa gene encoding inorganic diphosphatase: MDVLKIKAGSNPDKINAVIEIPYGSNIKYEIDKDSGAVVVDRVLYSAMFYPANYGFVPNTLAADGDPADILVLNEYPLQAGSVIPCRLIGVLVMEDEAGMDEKLLAVPVTKIDPRYEAIKSYEDLPTATLNKIKNFFETYKILEPNKWVKVKEFKDANAAKEILDAAIKNYK, from the coding sequence ATGGACGTTTTAAAAATCAAAGCTGGCTCAAACCCAGACAAAATCAATGCCGTAATCGAAATACCTTATGGCTCAAATATCAAATATGAGATCGATAAAGATAGTGGCGCGGTCGTGGTTGATCGCGTGCTTTACTCAGCGATGTTCTACCCAGCAAACTACGGCTTTGTGCCAAATACACTTGCAGCTGACGGCGATCCAGCTGATATTTTGGTACTAAATGAGTATCCGCTCCAAGCTGGTAGCGTCATCCCTTGCCGCTTGATAGGCGTTTTGGTGATGGAAGATGAGGCGGGTATGGATGAGAAACTTTTAGCTGTGCCAGTTACAAAGATCGATCCAAGATATGAAGCGATAAAAAGCTACGAAGACTTGCCAACTGCGACACTAAATAAGATCAAAAATTTCTTTGAAACTTATAAAATTCTTGAGCCAAACAAATGGGTTAAGGTGAAAGAATTTAAAGACGCAAACGCTGCAAAAGAGATTTTAGACGCTGCTATTAAAAATTATAAATAA